The Rhodoferax sediminis genome has a segment encoding these proteins:
- a CDS encoding MFS transporter, producing the protein MWLQETSKAERKTLVAAFAGYGVDAFDYMIYTFMIPTLIALWGMTKAEAGYIATGALITSAIGGWLAGILADRYGRVRILQLTVLWFTVFTFLSGFTTSPEQLLVTRALQGLGFGGEWSVGSVLIAEMIRARHRGKAVGLVQSSWAVGWGVAAIAFWAAYSLFAPEMAWRVLFWLGILPALLILYIRRQIKDPEVYHATRAQMTKDGDTGNFLEIFSPALLRTTVFASLLATGMQGAYYAVTTWLPTFLKTERHLSVLNTSGYLLVLIIGSFAGYLTSAWLSDRLGRRQCFILFAISAGALVVGYTLVPVTDALMLVLGFPLGFFLSGIFSGMGAYLSELFPSRVRGSGQGFCYNFGRAVGSVCPALVGYLSTSIPLGTAIGYLAGAGYLLVVIAALALPETQGLELSAGDEALAAKA; encoded by the coding sequence ATGTGGCTACAGGAAACCAGCAAGGCCGAGCGCAAGACCCTGGTCGCGGCGTTCGCCGGCTACGGCGTCGATGCCTTCGACTACATGATCTACACCTTCATGATCCCCACGCTGATCGCGCTGTGGGGCATGACCAAGGCCGAGGCCGGCTACATCGCCACCGGCGCGCTGATCACCTCGGCCATTGGCGGCTGGCTCGCCGGCATCCTGGCCGACAGGTACGGCCGCGTGCGCATCCTGCAGCTGACCGTGCTGTGGTTCACCGTGTTCACCTTTCTGAGCGGTTTCACGACCTCGCCCGAACAGCTGCTGGTCACGCGCGCGCTGCAGGGCCTGGGCTTTGGCGGTGAATGGTCGGTCGGCTCGGTGCTGATCGCCGAGATGATCCGGGCGCGCCACCGCGGCAAGGCGGTCGGCTTGGTGCAAAGCAGCTGGGCGGTGGGCTGGGGTGTGGCGGCGATCGCATTCTGGGCCGCGTATTCGCTGTTCGCGCCCGAGATGGCCTGGCGTGTGCTGTTCTGGCTCGGCATCCTGCCCGCGCTCCTGATTCTCTACATCCGGCGCCAGATCAAGGACCCCGAGGTTTATCACGCCACACGCGCACAGATGACGAAGGACGGCGACACCGGTAACTTCCTCGAGATCTTCTCGCCCGCGCTGTTGCGCACGACGGTGTTCGCGAGCCTGCTGGCCACCGGCATGCAGGGCGCCTACTACGCCGTGACGACCTGGCTGCCGACCTTTCTGAAGACGGAACGCCATCTGTCGGTGCTGAACACCAGCGGCTACCTGCTGGTGCTGATCATCGGTTCGTTCGCCGGCTACCTGACCAGCGCCTGGCTGTCCGACCGTCTCGGCCGGCGCCAGTGCTTCATCCTGTTCGCGATCAGTGCCGGCGCGCTGGTCGTGGGCTACACGCTGGTTCCGGTGACCGACGCGCTGATGCTGGTCTTGGGCTTTCCGCTGGGCTTCTTCCTGTCGGGGATTTTCTCGGGCATGGGGGCCTACCTGAGCGAGCTGTTCCCGAGCCGGGTGCGCGGCTCGGGCCAGGGCTTTTGCTACAACTTCGGGCGCGCGGTCGGCTCGGTCTGTCCCGCGCTGGTGGGCTACCTGAGCACGTCGATCCCGCTTGGCACGGCCATCGGCTACCTCGCGGGCGCGGGCTACCTGCTGGTCGTGATCGCCGCACTGGCGCTGCCTGAAACGCAGGGGCTGGAACTGAGCGCCGGCGACGAAGCGCTGGCCGCCAAGGCATGA
- a CDS encoding putative hydro-lyase: MFANAREARQAIRAGRWREHTSGLAPANVQGNVVILPAALASDFLRFCQRNPKPCPLLAVSEPGDPMLPTLGADIDIRSDVPRYRVWRDGELADEPSDIGALWQGGLVSFVLGCSFSFEHALIEAGIELRHVREGRNVAMYRTNIPTTPAGPFHGPMVVSMRPMKAADAIRAVQVTARVPAVHGAPVHLGDPALIGIADIGRPDFGDPVEIKPDELPVFWACGVTPQAVVMAARPAFCITHAPGYMLITDRLNSDLPFA, from the coding sequence GTGTTCGCCAACGCGCGCGAGGCGCGCCAGGCAATCCGCGCCGGCCGCTGGCGCGAGCACACCAGCGGCCTGGCGCCGGCCAATGTCCAGGGCAACGTGGTGATCCTGCCGGCGGCGCTGGCGTCCGACTTCCTGCGCTTTTGCCAGCGCAACCCCAAGCCGTGCCCGCTGCTGGCCGTGTCCGAGCCGGGCGATCCGATGCTGCCGACCCTGGGCGCCGACATCGACATCCGCAGCGACGTGCCGCGCTACCGCGTCTGGCGGGACGGCGAGCTGGCCGACGAGCCGAGCGACATCGGCGCGCTCTGGCAGGGCGGCCTGGTGAGCTTCGTGCTCGGCTGTTCGTTTTCCTTCGAGCACGCGCTGATCGAGGCCGGCATCGAGCTGCGCCATGTGCGCGAGGGCAGGAACGTGGCAATGTACCGCACCAACATCCCGACCACGCCGGCCGGCCCGTTCCATGGTCCGATGGTGGTGTCGATGCGTCCCATGAAGGCCGCGGATGCGATCCGCGCGGTGCAGGTCACGGCGCGCGTGCCGGCCGTGCATGGCGCGCCGGTGCACCTGGGCGACCCGGCCTTGATCGGCATCGCCGACATCGGACGCCCCGATTTTGGTGACCCGGTCGAGATCAAACCCGATGAGCTGCCGGTGTTCTGGGCCTGCGGCGTGACGCCGCAGGCCGTCGTGATGGCGGCGCGACCCGCGTTCTGCATCACCCACGCGCCGGGCTACATGCTGATCACGGACCGGCTCAACAGCGATCTGCCGTTCGCCTGA
- a CDS encoding LamB/YcsF family protein has protein sequence MSRIINLNADLGESFGAWTMGSDREILQSVGSANVACGFHAGDPLVMRNTLRLARAAGVSVGAHPSYPDLQGFGRRRMQIEPAELEALLIYQIAALDGMARTEGMRVGHVKAHGALSNMACADLALARTVAGSVKAYDPALILLAPALSCLCTAGREAGLAVVEEIFADRAYLDDGQLVPRSRADAMIHGAAHSLAHVEAMLDAQALISVSGKRLPTAIGSICVHGDGPEAVATAAHLRAELARKGYQLRPLSAPAV, from the coding sequence ATGTCGAGAATCATCAACCTCAACGCCGACCTCGGCGAGAGCTTCGGCGCCTGGACCATGGGCTCGGACCGCGAGATTCTGCAGTCGGTCGGCTCGGCCAACGTGGCCTGCGGCTTTCATGCGGGCGACCCACTGGTGATGCGCAACACGCTGCGGCTGGCCAGGGCGGCCGGTGTCAGCGTCGGCGCGCATCCCTCGTACCCCGACCTGCAGGGCTTCGGGCGCCGGCGCATGCAGATCGAGCCGGCCGAGCTGGAGGCGCTGCTGATCTACCAGATTGCCGCGCTGGACGGCATGGCGCGTACCGAAGGTATGCGCGTCGGCCACGTCAAGGCGCACGGCGCGCTCAGCAACATGGCCTGTGCCGACCTGGCGCTGGCGCGCACCGTGGCCGGCTCGGTCAAGGCCTACGACCCGGCGCTGATCCTGCTCGCGCCCGCGCTGTCGTGCCTGTGCACCGCAGGGCGCGAGGCCGGGCTTGCGGTGGTCGAGGAAATTTTCGCCGACCGTGCCTACCTGGACGATGGGCAACTGGTGCCGCGCAGCCGCGCCGACGCGATGATCCACGGCGCCGCGCACTCGCTGGCGCACGTCGAGGCCATGCTCGACGCGCAGGCGTTGATCTCGGTCAGCGGCAAGCGCCTGCCGACGGCGATCGGCAGCATCTGCGTGCACGGCGATGGTCCCGAAGCTGTCGCCACCGCGGCCCATCTGCGCGCCGAACTCGCTCGCAAGGGCTACCAGTTGCGGCCGCTGAGTGCACCCGCAGTGTGA
- the dusB gene encoding tRNA dihydrouridine synthase DusB: MNIGPFTLANNLFVAPMAGVTDRPFRQLCKQLGAGYAVSEMVTSRRDLWNTLKTSRRANHAGEPGPIAVQIAGTDAPMMAEAAAYNIDRGAQIIDINMGCPAKKVCNKWAGSALMQDEALALAIVQAVVAVCAPRQVPVTLKMRTGWCQSHKNAVTLARAAEDAGVQMVTVHGRTREQGYKGRAEYDTIRQVKAALRIPVVANGDIATPEQARGVLRETGADAVMIGRAAQGQPWIFREIAHFLATGEHLAPPLVAEVRRVLLDHLQDHYALYGEFSGVRTARKHIGWYVRALPGGEAFRARMNLLENCQAQCAAVADFFDELGASNDRLPRGLARAPIDLGEEQERQGEQGYEQEAH, translated from the coding sequence ATGAACATCGGCCCCTTCACCCTGGCGAACAACCTGTTCGTCGCCCCGATGGCGGGCGTGACCGACCGGCCGTTTCGTCAGCTCTGCAAGCAGCTCGGCGCCGGCTATGCGGTGAGCGAGATGGTGACCTCGCGCCGCGATTTGTGGAACACGCTGAAGACCTCGCGCCGCGCCAACCATGCGGGCGAGCCCGGCCCGATCGCCGTGCAGATTGCCGGCACCGACGCGCCCATGATGGCCGAAGCCGCGGCCTACAACATCGACCGCGGCGCGCAGATCATCGACATCAACATGGGCTGCCCGGCCAAGAAGGTCTGCAACAAATGGGCCGGCTCGGCGCTGATGCAGGATGAGGCGCTGGCGCTGGCCATCGTGCAGGCCGTGGTGGCCGTGTGCGCGCCGCGCCAGGTGCCGGTCACGCTCAAGATGCGCACCGGCTGGTGCCAGTCGCACAAAAACGCCGTTACGCTGGCGCGCGCGGCGGAAGACGCCGGTGTGCAGATGGTCACGGTGCATGGCCGCACGCGCGAGCAGGGCTACAAGGGGCGCGCCGAGTACGACACGATTCGTCAGGTCAAGGCCGCGCTGCGCATTCCGGTGGTGGCCAACGGCGACATCGCCACACCCGAGCAGGCCCGGGGCGTGCTGCGGGAGACCGGGGCCGACGCCGTGATGATCGGCCGCGCGGCGCAAGGCCAGCCCTGGATCTTTCGCGAGATCGCGCATTTTCTGGCGACCGGCGAGCATCTGGCGCCGCCGCTGGTGGCCGAGGTGCGGCGCGTGCTGCTGGACCATTTGCAGGACCACTACGCGCTGTACGGAGAGTTCAGCGGCGTGCGCACCGCGCGCAAGCACATCGGCTGGTACGTGCGCGCCCTGCCGGGCGGCGAAGCCTTTCGCGCGCGCATGAACCTGCTGGAAAACTGCCAGGCGCAATGCGCCGCGGTGGCCGATTTTTTTGACGAACTGGGTGCCTCCAACGACCGGCTGCCGCGCGGCTTGGCCCGCGCACCCATAGACCTGGGCGAAGAACAAGAGCGACAAGGGGAACAAGGGTATGAGCAAGAAGCACATTGA
- a CDS encoding biotin-dependent carboxyltransferase family protein: MSAQLEVVESGLAVAVQDRGRFGYRRLGVPVSGALDPLLLAAANALVGNAAGTAALEILLTGPALKVRAGRVRFSLAGEIAAKVQSAQGKLLPVEPWCTVTLGPGDSIKFGAAAAPKAGGLSIAYVGISGGVDVPVVLASRSTYARAALGGMHGRAITAGDLLPCRSVAGDAPLEFRGAGPLVHPEGPIRVVPGPQADHFTDEALQAFFSQPFTVTRDSDRMGMRLEGPALTHSALGADIASDGVTPGAIQVPANGQPIILMADCQTVGGYPKIATVIRADLPRLAHARPGAQLRFARVSLPEAAAARAAQAQQLALWAGRIAGFRPAGIIDDAALYGGNLVSGMIRADA, from the coding sequence ATGAGCGCGCAGCTTGAAGTGGTGGAGAGCGGGTTGGCCGTGGCGGTGCAGGATCGCGGTCGCTTCGGCTACCGGCGGCTCGGCGTGCCGGTGTCGGGCGCGCTCGATCCACTGCTGCTGGCGGCGGCGAACGCGCTCGTGGGCAACGCGGCCGGCACCGCGGCGCTGGAGATCCTGCTCACCGGCCCCGCGCTCAAGGTGCGCGCGGGCCGCGTGCGCTTCTCGCTCGCGGGCGAGATAGCCGCCAAGGTGCAGAGCGCCCAGGGCAAGCTGCTGCCGGTGGAACCCTGGTGCACGGTCACGCTCGGGCCCGGCGACAGCATCAAGTTCGGCGCCGCCGCCGCGCCCAAAGCGGGCGGCCTGAGCATCGCCTATGTGGGCATCAGCGGCGGGGTCGACGTGCCGGTCGTGCTGGCGAGTCGCTCGACCTACGCGCGCGCCGCGCTCGGCGGCATGCACGGCCGCGCCATCACCGCGGGCGACCTGCTGCCGTGCCGCAGCGTGGCGGGCGATGCGCCGCTCGAATTCCGTGGCGCCGGACCCCTCGTGCACCCCGAGGGACCGATCCGCGTCGTGCCCGGGCCGCAGGCCGACCATTTCACCGACGAGGCGCTGCAGGCCTTTTTCAGCCAGCCGTTCACGGTCACGCGCGACAGCGACCGCATGGGCATGCGGCTCGAGGGCCCGGCGCTGACTCACAGCGCGCTCGGCGCCGACATCGCCTCCGACGGCGTCACGCCGGGGGCGATCCAGGTGCCGGCCAACGGCCAGCCGATCATCCTGATGGCCGATTGCCAGACGGTGGGCGGCTACCCGAAGATTGCGACTGTGATCCGCGCCGATCTGCCGCGGCTGGCCCACGCCCGGCCCGGCGCGCAGTTGCGCTTTGCGCGCGTGAGCCTGCCGGAGGCCGCGGCCGCGCGCGCGGCGCAGGCGCAGCAATTGGCGCTCTGGGCCGGCCGCATTGCCGGTTTTCGCCCGGCCGGCATCATCGATGATGCCGCGCTGTACGGCGGCAACCTGGTCAGCGGCATGATTCGCGCCGACGCGTAG
- the pxpB gene encoding 5-oxoprolinase subunit PxpB, producing MSAAVQPALPEARLLPLGDAALTVEFGSAIAPPIHARVLGFASALEALAASGRIDGVLEWVPTFRSVTVHFDPDRIDADALAAQLQALARTSSSLTVAGSHWRIPVCFDPEFAPDLDELASAKSLRRERVVELMTQTVFSVYMLGFQPGFSYMGGLPEALEMPRLASPRKRVPAGSVAVAQRMCAAYPWESPGGWRLLGRTPVPLFDAADAERPALLAPGDQVRWQAVDRAAYEALQARCAAGTFDRASLCLEAKHGAKVTR from the coding sequence ATGAGCGCTGCTGTCCAGCCAGCGCTGCCCGAGGCGCGCCTGCTGCCGCTCGGCGACGCGGCGCTCACGGTGGAGTTCGGCAGCGCGATAGCGCCGCCAATCCACGCCCGGGTGCTCGGCTTCGCCAGTGCGCTGGAGGCGCTCGCCGCGAGCGGGCGGATCGATGGCGTGCTCGAATGGGTGCCGACCTTCCGCTCGGTCACGGTGCATTTCGACCCCGACCGCATCGACGCCGACGCCCTGGCCGCGCAGCTGCAAGCGCTCGCGCGCACCAGCAGCAGCCTCACGGTGGCCGGCTCGCACTGGCGCATCCCGGTGTGCTTCGACCCCGAGTTTGCCCCCGATCTGGATGAGCTTGCCAGCGCCAAGTCGCTGCGCCGCGAGCGCGTGGTCGAGCTCATGACGCAGACCGTGTTCAGCGTTTACATGCTGGGCTTTCAGCCCGGCTTCAGTTACATGGGCGGCCTGCCCGAGGCACTGGAAATGCCGCGCCTGGCCTCGCCGCGCAAGCGTGTGCCGGCGGGCTCGGTCGCCGTGGCGCAGCGCATGTGCGCCGCCTACCCGTGGGAAAGCCCGGGTGGCTGGCGGCTGCTCGGGCGCACGCCCGTGCCGCTGTTCGATGCGGCCGATGCCGAGCGGCCGGCGCTGCTGGCGCCCGGCGACCAGGTGCGCTGGCAGGCGGTCGATCGCGCAGCCTACGAGGCGCTGCAGGCGCGCTGCGCGGCCGGTACGTTCGATCGCGCGAGCCTGTGCCTCGAAGCAAAGCATGGCGCCAAGGTGACCCGATGA
- a CDS encoding Fis family transcriptional regulator, with product MSKKHIEECVRASLEGYFRDLRGTEPGGMYEMMVKVVERPLLEVVMNQADHNQSRAAEWLGLNRNTLRKKLVEHKLLK from the coding sequence ATGAGCAAGAAGCACATTGAAGAGTGTGTGCGCGCCAGTCTGGAAGGCTACTTCAGGGACTTGCGCGGCACCGAGCCGGGCGGCATGTACGAGATGATGGTCAAGGTGGTGGAGCGTCCGCTGCTCGAAGTGGTGATGAACCAGGCCGACCACAATCAATCCAGGGCCGCCGAATGGCTGGGCCTCAACCGCAACACGCTGCGCAAGAAGCTGGTTGAACATAAGTTATTGAAATGA
- a CDS encoding YqaA family protein yields MEAWIQQLLTLLALPQMGLSTVFVVSFISATLLPLGSEPVVFGLIKLNPELYWPTILVATAGNTLGGALDWWMGYGAHRVLDKYRHSPTHLKALNWLEKLGPIACLLSWLPGIGDPLCAVAGWLKLPFWPCLAWMAVGKFLRYVAMTAALIWVFPGRFTF; encoded by the coding sequence ATGGAAGCCTGGATCCAACAACTGCTCACGCTGCTGGCGCTGCCCCAAATGGGCCTCAGCACGGTGTTCGTGGTGTCGTTCATTTCCGCCACGCTGCTGCCGCTGGGCTCCGAGCCGGTGGTGTTCGGCCTGATCAAGCTCAACCCCGAGCTGTACTGGCCGACCATTCTGGTCGCCACGGCGGGCAACACGCTGGGCGGTGCGCTGGACTGGTGGATGGGCTACGGCGCGCACAGGGTGCTGGACAAATACCGCCATTCGCCGACGCATTTGAAAGCCCTGAACTGGCTCGAAAAACTCGGCCCCATCGCCTGCCTGCTGTCCTGGCTGCCCGGCATCGGCGACCCGCTGTGCGCCGTCGCCGGCTGGCTCAAGCTGCCGTTCTGGCCCTGCCTGGCCTGGATGGCGGTGGGCAAGTTCCTGCGCTACGTCGCGATGACGGCGGCGCTGATCTGGGTGTTCCCGGGGCGGTTCACGTTTTGA
- a CDS encoding LysR family transcriptional regulator has protein sequence MNLRFVEAFVWVARLRSITRGAEKLCLTQSAVSNRVAALEQELGIALLDRRERAFKLTPAGGRFLQYAERLLALQREMKTELGSPEQLPLSLRIGGIETALHTWLIPMVDLLKKSNPQLELELTIETTPVLVEQLRRGSLDLAFAALPALGEQIANEVLAPLEMVFVGPLSMARKRPLSVDELLARDLMTFQRGSAPHVALLDLLRSLGAASKRVHTVSSISALVRLAESGFGIATLPRAAVEQLLARNRIAILRCDAALAPLPMVASYWSGPVAPGLAKALHEALVFVRAQ, from the coding sequence ATGAACCTGCGCTTCGTCGAAGCCTTCGTCTGGGTCGCGCGGCTCAGGAGCATCACGCGCGGCGCCGAAAAACTGTGCCTGACGCAGTCGGCGGTCTCGAACCGTGTGGCGGCGCTGGAGCAGGAACTCGGGATCGCGCTGCTGGACCGGCGCGAACGCGCTTTCAAGCTGACCCCCGCGGGCGGGCGCTTCCTGCAGTACGCCGAGCGCCTGCTGGCGCTGCAGCGCGAAATGAAGACCGAACTGGGCAGCCCCGAGCAGTTGCCGCTGTCGCTGCGCATCGGCGGCATCGAGACCGCACTGCACACCTGGCTGATCCCGATGGTCGATCTGCTGAAAAAATCCAACCCGCAGCTCGAACTGGAGCTCACCATCGAGACCACACCGGTGCTGGTCGAGCAGTTGCGCCGCGGCAGCCTGGACCTGGCGTTCGCCGCGCTGCCCGCGCTCGGCGAGCAGATTGCCAACGAGGTGCTGGCACCGCTCGAGATGGTGTTCGTTGGCCCCCTGAGCATGGCGAGAAAAAGGCCGCTGAGCGTCGACGAACTGCTGGCGCGCGACTTGATGACTTTCCAGCGCGGCTCGGCGCCGCACGTCGCGCTGCTCGATCTGCTGCGCTCGCTCGGCGCAGCAAGCAAGCGCGTGCACACGGTGTCATCGATCTCGGCGCTGGTGCGGCTTGCCGAGAGCGGCTTCGGCATCGCCACGCTGCCGCGCGCCGCAGTGGAGCAATTGCTGGCGCGCAACCGGATCGCGATCCTGCGCTGCGATGCCGCGCTGGCGCCGCTGCCGATGGTGGCGAGCTACTGGAGCGGCCCGGTGGCGCCGGGGCTCGCGAAGGCTTTGCACGAGGCGCTGGTGTTTGTGCGGGCGCAGTAG
- the purH gene encoding bifunctional phosphoribosylaminoimidazolecarboxamide formyltransferase/IMP cyclohydrolase: MEMNALISVSDKTGIVEFARALHALGIKLISTGGTAKLLADQGLPVTEVAALTGFPEMLDGRVKTLHPNVHGALLARRDVPTHMAALAQHHIDTIDLLVVNLYPFEATVARPGCTLEDAIENIDIGGPAMVRSGAKNWKDVAVLTDASQYAGVLDELKAGGAISDKTKFALSVAAFNRVSCYDGAISDYLSRIQGDGSHALFPGQANGRFIKLQDLRYGENPHQQAAFYRDLYPAPGSLVTAQQLQGKALSYNNIADADAAWECVKSFGTEAACVIVKHANPCGVALGADALQAYSRAFQTDPTSAFGGIIALNRPVDAAAAQAISQQFVEVLMAPGYTPEALDVFKSKVNVRILQIALPPNAGPGKSDWDNGRNAVDVKRIGSGLLMQTADNHELALSDLKVVSQKQPTPQQLQDLLFAWKVAKYVKSNAIVFCKDGMTMGVGAGQMSRLDSARIASIKAQHAGLSLEGTAVASDAFFPFRDGLDVVVDAGATCVIQPGGSMRDPEVIAAADERGVAMVFSGVRHFRH; this comes from the coding sequence ATTGAAATGAACGCACTGATTTCCGTCTCCGATAAAACCGGCATCGTCGAATTCGCGCGTGCCCTGCACGCGCTGGGCATCAAGCTGATCTCCACCGGCGGCACCGCCAAACTGCTGGCCGACCAGGGCCTGCCGGTGACCGAGGTCGCGGCGCTGACCGGCTTTCCCGAAATGCTGGACGGGCGCGTCAAGACGCTGCACCCGAACGTGCACGGCGCCCTGCTGGCGCGGCGCGACGTGCCCACGCACATGGCGGCGCTCGCACAGCACCATATCGACACCATCGACCTGCTGGTGGTGAACCTGTACCCGTTCGAGGCGACGGTGGCCCGACCCGGCTGCACACTGGAGGACGCGATCGAGAACATCGACATCGGCGGGCCGGCCATGGTGCGCTCGGGTGCCAAGAACTGGAAAGATGTGGCGGTGCTGACCGACGCCTCGCAGTACGCCGGCGTGCTGGACGAACTCAAGGCCGGCGGCGCGATCAGCGACAAGACCAAGTTTGCACTGTCGGTCGCGGCCTTCAATCGCGTGAGCTGCTACGACGGCGCGATTTCCGACTACCTCTCGCGCATCCAGGGCGACGGCAGCCATGCGCTGTTCCCGGGCCAGGCGAATGGCCGCTTCATCAAGCTGCAGGACCTGCGCTACGGCGAAAACCCGCACCAGCAGGCCGCGTTCTACCGCGACCTGTACCCGGCGCCGGGCTCGCTGGTGACGGCGCAGCAGCTGCAGGGCAAGGCGCTGTCGTACAACAACATCGCCGACGCCGATGCGGCATGGGAATGCGTCAAGAGCTTTGGCACGGAAGCGGCCTGCGTCATCGTCAAGCACGCCAACCCGTGCGGCGTGGCGCTCGGCGCCGATGCGCTGCAGGCCTACAGCCGCGCGTTCCAGACCGACCCGACTTCGGCCTTCGGCGGCATCATTGCCCTGAACCGGCCGGTCGATGCCGCGGCCGCGCAGGCGATCAGCCAGCAGTTCGTCGAGGTGCTGATGGCGCCCGGCTATACGCCCGAAGCGCTGGACGTGTTCAAGTCCAAGGTGAACGTGCGCATCCTGCAGATTGCGCTGCCGCCCAACGCCGGCCCGGGCAAGAGCGACTGGGACAACGGCCGCAACGCCGTGGACGTCAAGCGCATCGGCTCCGGCTTGTTGATGCAGACCGCCGACAACCATGAGCTGGCACTCAGCGATCTCAAGGTGGTGAGCCAGAAGCAGCCGACGCCGCAGCAGCTGCAGGACCTGCTGTTCGCCTGGAAGGTGGCGAAGTACGTCAAGTCCAATGCCATCGTGTTCTGCAAGGACGGCATGACGATGGGCGTCGGCGCGGGCCAGATGAGCCGGCTCGACTCGGCGCGCATCGCCAGCATCAAGGCGCAGCATGCCGGCCTGTCGTTAGAGGGCACGGCGGTCGCGAGCGACGCCTTCTTCCCATTTCGCGATGGGCTCGACGTGGTGGTGGACGCCGGCGCGACCTGCGTGATCCAGCCCGGCGGCAGCATGCGTGACCCCGAGGTGATCGCGGCCGCCGACGAGCGTGGCGTGGCCATGGTGTTCAGTGGCGTGCGCCACTTCCGCCACTGA